From the Candidatus Peregrinibacteria bacterium genome, one window contains:
- a CDS encoding DUF916 domain-containing protein codes for MKKQKQIAVAILSFLFVSFPTSALGIGYGGIGGEPAYPDPSIPKSDSIFLFTLHSGENEDGGLRVINNTDEEKRIHISSVDAETATGGAFSCQSESASKEEVGKWIALESDAISLPPFSNVIVPFRVLLPENVSPGSHEGCLVLEDSDQIPEEHGGIRLRFRTGIRVSITVPGNIYEKIISAGLSVAFRQKEDGETKILLQPKVKNMGNISLEAEAKVSARPLFSWKEPKIQSALFPISKGETVDWNFEMPSPFWGGVYRAESSFEYTKNQYSEASIEKDDKAEAKYSTSLQTNMFSENTTKSSLSTSENVRIPGETVWFFVTPSPVAMAIEVSLLSFLFLLGFLRWISYWRKKWILFSWIPHIVQKGETLYALAEQHDVAWKIVAKANKLHAPYHFQGGEKILLPPEEQ; via the coding sequence TCCATCAATTCCGAAGAGCGATTCGATTTTTCTCTTCACACTTCACTCAGGAGAGAACGAAGATGGTGGTTTGCGTGTTATCAATAATACCGATGAGGAAAAGCGTATCCATATTTCTTCTGTCGATGCTGAAACAGCAACTGGTGGTGCCTTTTCCTGCCAATCAGAAAGCGCTTCAAAAGAAGAGGTGGGGAAGTGGATTGCCCTCGAAAGTGATGCAATATCTCTTCCTCCTTTTTCAAATGTGATTGTTCCTTTCCGCGTCCTCCTTCCTGAAAATGTTTCTCCGGGGAGTCACGAAGGATGTCTTGTGCTCGAAGACTCCGATCAAATTCCTGAAGAGCACGGTGGAATTCGTCTGCGTTTTCGGACTGGTATTCGTGTCTCTATAACTGTTCCGGGAAATATATATGAAAAAATAATTTCCGCCGGACTTTCCGTGGCATTTCGACAAAAGGAAGATGGGGAGACAAAAATCCTTCTTCAACCAAAGGTAAAAAACATGGGAAATATTTCCCTTGAGGCAGAAGCAAAAGTTTCTGCTCGACCGCTCTTTTCTTGGAAGGAGCCAAAAATTCAATCTGCCCTCTTTCCCATCTCAAAAGGAGAAACAGTGGATTGGAATTTTGAGATGCCATCTCCCTTTTGGGGTGGTGTCTATCGGGCAGAAAGTTCTTTTGAGTATACAAAAAATCAATATTCAGAGGCATCAATAGAAAAAGATGATAAGGCAGAGGCAAAGTACTCTACCTCTCTTCAAACAAATATGTTCTCAGAAAATACCACTAAATCTTCGCTATCAACTTCAGAAAATGTTCGTATTCCAGGAGAAACAGTATGGTTTTTTGTTACCCCTTCTCCGGTTGCTATGGCAATAGAAGTTTCACTTCTCTCATTTCTTTTTCTGTTGGGGTTCTTGCGGTGGATCTCCTATTGGAGAAAAAAGTGGATCCTTTTCTCTTGGATTCCACATATTGTTCAAAAAGGAGAGACACTCTACGCACTTGCAGAGCAGCATGACGTTGCATGGAAAATTGTTGCCAAAGCAAATAAGTTACATGCTCCCTATCATTTTCAGGGAGGTGAAAAAATTCTTCTCCCCCCTGAAGAACAGTGA